CCGAGCCCGCGCAGCACGAAGTACTGACCGCCGCCGGCGACCGGATAGGTCGCCGCCAGTTCGGTATAGGCTAGGCCGATGCAAACGTAGACGATACCGGCAAAGAGAAACGCGACGTTGGAGGCGCCGGCCGCCGCGCCCAGCACCAAGCCCAGGCCGACGAAGATGTCGGCGCCGACGTCTGAGTATCCCCACGAAAACGAACCCCAGGGCGTGACGGAGCGCCGGAGTTCCGGCTTTCGATCAATCATCCGTTACGTTAGAAAATGATCCCGATCGCGGTGCGTTCGAGCGCGTTGATCATATATTCGGTGTGCGCGTACTGTTCGTGAAGGCCGTACTCGTGGAAGATGCGCAGCGCTTCGTTGAGCCGGTTGACCCCGTCCCGCAGTTCGGTGCGCTCGCGCTTTCCGTCGGTCGCTTTTTGCAGCACCATCGTCGCGTACTTGAGCGCCGTCTTCGCGTATTCTACTTCGTTGTTGATCGCCGAGAGTTCGTGCATGGCGGAAAGGTAGGCGTCTCGCGCTTCGTCGTACTCGCGCCGGCGCGTCGCGATCATGCCCTTGAGCACGTTTTCGAGCGCGTCGCTGCGATTGCGCGAACTGGCCAGCGCGCGATCGAGGGCTTGGCGCAGCGTGGGATCCGTCGTTTTACCGCCGGTGGACGGCGCGAACGTTTTGAGCGGCTTGGCTTCAGCTACCGGTGCCGGGTGCGAGTGCAGGGGGACCGTCGGGCCGAGCAGCGCTTGGATGTCGGCCATGAATTCACTGGCCGTCTGATAGCGCCGCCCCGGATCCTTCTCGATCGCGCGCATGATGACGATCTCGAGTGATTCCGGGATGTTGCGGTTGATCTCGCGGGGCGGCGTGGGCAAGTCGTGGACGTGCGAGTACATCGTGGCGACGATGTCGTCGCGATCGTTGCGGAACGGAAGCGTTCCGGTGAAAATTTCGTACATCACGATCCCGACCGAATACAAATCGCTGCGCACGTCGGCCGGCTTGCTCAAGAACCGTTCGGGCGCAAGATAGGAGATCGTTCCGACGATCTGACCCGTTCGTGTCGTCTGCGTGACCTCGCTCGCCCGCCGCGCCAACCCGAAGTCGGTGAGCTTGGTGTGCTTGCCGTCTTCGACGATCATGATGTTGGACGGCTTGATATCGCGGTGGATGATGCCCTGCGAATTGGCGTACTCGAGCGCTTCGAGCACTTCGTAGATGTAGCCGAGCGCCTGTTTGTAGCCGAGTTCACCACCCTCGAGCGCCGAGAGGGTCCGGCCGCGAACCAGCTCCATCACGATGTAGGAGATGCCGGAATCTTCGCCTGCGTCGTAGACCGCGACGATGCACGGATGATTCAACCGCGCCATCGCGCGGGCTTCCATCAAAAGGCGTGCGTTGGTCTCGTCGGAACGTTCGACCAGCACCTTGACCGCAACGTCTCGACGCAGCGTCTTGTCGAGCCCGCGATAGGTGTCGGCGGTTCCGCCGCGTCCTATGAGCTCGGCGATCTCGTAGCGTCCGCCGAGAGTCCGTCCTTGGAGTGAATCCACTAGCCCGCTCTATCCATGGGTCAGAAAGCGTTTCGATGCAGAGCGAGGCGATTACCGTCTATCGTCACGATATCGAACCGGATTCGCGCTCGCGGGGCGACGATCTGGGCATAATCCGCCGCAATCGCGCGTAGCCTGTGGCGTTTTCGGGCATCGACCGCGGCGAGAGCCGAGCCGAAGGTGTGGCCTTCGCGCCGCTTGATCTCGACGAAGACCAGCGTCGAACCGTCCACCGCTACCAGATCGATTTCGCCGCCGGGCGTGCGCAGATTGCGCGCGATCACGCGATACCCGCATTCGGTCAGGAACGCAGCGGCCACGTCCTCACCCCGGCGTCCCTTGCGGCTCGTACTCAAAGAACTCATCCGCCGCCTCTGCGCTCGTCTCGTCTGCGAACAAGAGTTCGAGCTGGGATTCGCGGACGCGGGCAAAGGCCGCCCGGTGGTGGACGCATGGACCGTGCCGGCGCAGCGCGGCGATATGCGATGCGGTTGCATACCCCTTGTGCTCGGCAAAGCCGTAGCGCGGATCCTCGCGGTCGAGTTCGACGAGGAGTTCGTCGCGGTGGACCTTGGCCAAGATGGACGCGGCGGAAATCACCGCGCAGCGCGCGTCGCCCTTGATCAGCGGCTCTTGCGGCCCCGGGAATGAACGGATGCGGACCGCGTCCGTGTAAAGAAATTCGGGCTGACCGCACGCGAGCGCGGCGAGGGCGCGTTCCATCGCGAGCACGCTGGCCCAATAGATGTTGAGC
The DNA window shown above is from Candidatus Baltobacteraceae bacterium and carries:
- a CDS encoding YraN family protein, which produces MSTSRKGRRGEDVAAAFLTECGYRVIARNLRTPGGEIDLVAVDGSTLVFVEIKRREGHTFGSALAAVDARKRHRLRAIAADYAQIVAPRARIRFDIVTIDGNRLALHRNAF
- a CDS encoding ribonuclease HII — translated: MTAKQRKAKTAYERERRRLLRLHRFEQAARERGFTLIGGVDEAGRGPLAGPVVAACVVATQPLMLRGLNDSKVVHPARRRELAEKIRATAAGYGIGVASVAEIDRLNIYWASVLAMERALAALACGQPEFLYTDAVRIRSFPGPQEPLIKGDARCAVISAASILAKVHRDELLVELDREDPRYGFAEHKGYATASHIAALRRHGPCVHHRAAFARVRESQLELLFADETSAEAADEFFEYEPQGTPG
- a CDS encoding protein kinase; the encoded protein is MDSLQGRTLGGRYEIAELIGRGGTADTYRGLDKTLRRDVAVKVLVERSDETNARLLMEARAMARLNHPCIVAVYDAGEDSGISYIVMELVRGRTLSALEGGELGYKQALGYIYEVLEALEYANSQGIIHRDIKPSNIMIVEDGKHTKLTDFGLARRASEVTQTTRTGQIVGTISYLAPERFLSKPADVRSDLYSVGIVMYEIFTGTLPFRNDRDDIVATMYSHVHDLPTPPREINRNIPESLEIVIMRAIEKDPGRRYQTASEFMADIQALLGPTVPLHSHPAPVAEAKPLKTFAPSTGGKTTDPTLRQALDRALASSRNRSDALENVLKGMIATRRREYDEARDAYLSAMHELSAINNEVEYAKTALKYATMVLQKATDGKRERTELRDGVNRLNEALRIFHEYGLHEQYAHTEYMINALERTAIGIIF